Proteins from one Enterobacter bugandensis genomic window:
- a CDS encoding GNAT family N-acetyltransferase: MNTSLQIKNLTRDDILTHLDALAGILENCVNGGASVSFMLPFNLEKARSFWLGIADSVGRNERVVLASIDPQEGVIGTVQLITDQPENQPHRADVAKLLVHEKARRKGAAMALMEALEAEARARNISVLVLDTSTGSGAETFYQRAGWQKVGEIPRYALMPDGAMTATSVFYKFL, translated from the coding sequence ATGAATACCTCACTGCAAATCAAAAACCTCACCCGCGACGACATTCTCACTCATCTTGATGCGCTGGCCGGGATCCTCGAAAACTGCGTAAACGGCGGCGCATCCGTCAGCTTTATGCTGCCCTTTAACCTGGAGAAGGCCCGTTCATTCTGGCTCGGCATAGCTGACAGCGTAGGGCGCAACGAGCGCGTGGTGCTGGCCAGTATTGATCCGCAGGAGGGCGTCATCGGCACGGTGCAACTGATTACCGACCAGCCGGAAAACCAGCCGCACCGTGCGGACGTGGCAAAGCTGCTGGTTCATGAAAAAGCGCGTCGAAAAGGGGCCGCAATGGCGCTGATGGAAGCGCTGGAAGCTGAGGCCCGGGCCAGAAACATTTCGGTTCTGGTGCTCGATACCTCCACCGGCAGCGGCGCCGAAACCTTCTACCAGCGTGCCGGCTGGCAAAAGGTCGGTGAGATCCCGCGCTACGCCCTGATGCCGGACGGCGCTATGACGGCCACGTCGGTGTTCTATAAATTCTTATAA
- a CDS encoding tagaturonate reductase, with amino-acid sequence MNTLNRRDFPGAQYPERIIQFGEGNFLRAFVDWQIDLLNEHTDLNAGVVIVRPIQSDFPPSLNTQDGLYTTIIRGLNEQGEEVSEARLIRSVNREISVYDDYDAFLKLAHSPDMRFVFSNTTEAGISYHAEDKFDDAPAVSYPAKLTRLLFERFSHFNGAPDKGWVIIPCELIDYNGDALRELVLRYAQEWALPAAFIQWLNEANHFCSTLVDRIVTGYPRDEVDTLEAGLGYHDGFLDTAEHFYLFVIQGPASLAGELRLDKYPLNVLIVDDIKPYKERKVAILNGAHTALVPVAYQAGLDTVGEAMNDEDVCAFVEKAIYEEIIPVLDLPRDELESFASAVTGRFRNPYIRHQLLSIALNGMTKYRTRILPQLLAGQKASGQLPARLTFALAALIAFYRAERNGENYPVQDDAFWLERYQQLWAQHRDNQLATRELVHAVLSVEAHWEQDLTKVDGLVDQVTRDLDAILLKGIRAAVKPLC; translated from the coding sequence GTGAACACGCTCAACCGTCGTGATTTTCCCGGTGCGCAGTATCCCGAACGCATTATTCAGTTTGGCGAAGGCAATTTCCTGCGTGCGTTTGTCGACTGGCAAATTGACCTTTTGAATGAACATACCGATCTCAACGCCGGTGTGGTTATCGTTCGTCCTATTCAGAGCGACTTCCCGCCGTCGCTGAACACGCAAGATGGGTTATACACCACCATTATTCGTGGCCTGAATGAGCAGGGCGAAGAGGTGAGCGAAGCCCGACTTATCCGCTCTGTTAACCGTGAAATCAGCGTCTACGACGATTACGACGCCTTTCTGAAACTGGCACACAGCCCGGATATGCGCTTTGTTTTCTCGAACACCACCGAAGCCGGAATCAGCTATCACGCGGAGGATAAGTTCGACGATGCGCCTGCCGTCAGCTACCCGGCGAAGCTAACGCGCCTGCTGTTTGAGCGCTTTAGCCACTTTAACGGCGCGCCTGACAAGGGCTGGGTTATCATTCCGTGTGAACTGATTGACTACAACGGTGACGCATTGCGTGAACTTGTGTTGCGCTATGCCCAGGAGTGGGCGCTGCCTGCCGCCTTTATCCAGTGGCTGAACGAGGCAAACCACTTCTGCTCAACGCTGGTTGACCGTATCGTAACCGGTTACCCGCGCGATGAAGTGGACACGCTTGAGGCCGGGCTGGGTTATCACGATGGGTTCCTGGACACGGCTGAACACTTTTATCTGTTTGTAATTCAGGGGCCAGCCTCGCTGGCTGGTGAACTGCGCCTGGATAAGTACCCGTTAAACGTGTTGATTGTCGACGACATCAAGCCCTATAAAGAGCGTAAAGTCGCCATTCTTAACGGTGCGCACACGGCGCTGGTACCGGTGGCCTATCAGGCCGGGCTGGACACGGTTGGCGAGGCGATGAATGATGAAGACGTGTGCGCTTTCGTCGAAAAAGCAATTTATGAGGAAATTATTCCGGTTCTCGATTTGCCCCGCGACGAACTGGAGTCGTTCGCCAGCGCGGTAACAGGGCGTTTTCGAAATCCCTACATCAGACACCAGCTGCTTTCCATCGCGCTCAACGGCATGACCAAGTATCGCACGCGTATTCTTCCGCAGCTGCTGGCAGGGCAGAAGGCCTCAGGTCAACTGCCAGCGCGTCTGACGTTTGCGTTAGCGGCACTGATCGCATTTTATCGCGCGGAGCGTAACGGAGAGAACTATCCGGTGCAGGATGATGCGTTCTGGCTGGAACGTTATCAACAGCTATGGGCGCAGCATCGCGATAATCAGCTCGCTACCCGCGAACTGGTGCACGCCGTGCTGAGCGTAGAAGCGCACTGGGAGCAGGACCTGACGAAGGTGGACGGTCTGGTTGACCAGGTGACGCGGGATCTTGATGCCATTCTGCTGAAGGGCATACGCGCAGCGGTGAAGCCGCTTTGCTAA
- a CDS encoding bestrophin family protein encodes MIVRPKQHWLQLIFVWHGSVLPKIYTRLLLNFLLSIAVILMLPWYTSLGIKFTVAPFSILGVAIAIFLGFRNNACYSRYVEARQLWGQLMIAARSLFREVKNTLPDDKHLGEFVRLQIAFANCLRMTLRREMNADQLSRYLAPDVLAQVMGANSPANRILLVMGEWLAVRRRNGQLSDILFHSLNNRLNDMSIVLSGCERIATTPVPFAYTLILHRTVYLFCIMLPFALVVDLHYMTPFVSALISYTFISLDTLAEELEDPFGTEDNDLPLDAICNMMERDLLQMNDEENIPERLMPDKHYQLT; translated from the coding sequence ATGATTGTTCGTCCTAAACAGCACTGGCTACAACTGATTTTTGTCTGGCACGGTTCGGTACTCCCCAAAATCTATACCCGACTGCTGCTCAACTTCCTGCTTTCTATCGCCGTTATCCTGATGCTGCCGTGGTATACCTCGCTGGGCATCAAATTTACCGTGGCGCCATTTAGCATTCTCGGCGTGGCGATCGCAATCTTTCTTGGTTTCAGAAACAACGCCTGCTATTCACGCTACGTTGAGGCTCGCCAGCTGTGGGGGCAACTGATGATAGCGGCACGCTCGCTGTTTCGCGAGGTAAAAAACACCTTGCCGGACGATAAGCACCTGGGGGAATTTGTCCGCCTGCAGATCGCCTTTGCCAACTGCCTGCGCATGACCCTGCGCCGGGAAATGAACGCTGACCAGCTCTCTCGCTATCTTGCCCCGGACGTTTTAGCTCAGGTAATGGGCGCCAACTCGCCGGCGAACCGTATTTTGCTGGTCATGGGGGAGTGGCTGGCCGTGCGGCGGCGTAACGGGCAGCTTTCGGACATCCTGTTCCACAGCCTGAACAACCGCCTGAACGATATGTCCATCGTCCTTTCCGGCTGTGAACGGATTGCGACAACGCCAGTGCCGTTTGCCTATACGCTGATTTTGCACCGCACGGTGTATCTGTTCTGCATCATGCTGCCGTTCGCGCTGGTTGTGGATCTGCACTACATGACGCCGTTTGTCTCGGCGCTGATCTCATACACCTTTATCTCGCTGGACACCCTGGCGGAAGAGCTGGAAGACCCGTTTGGCACAGAAGATAACGACCTTCCGCTGGACGCCATCTGCAACATGATGGAACGCGATCTGCTGCAGATGAACGATGAAGAGAACATTCCGGAAAGGCTGATGCCGGATAAGCACTATCAGCTGACCTGA
- a CDS encoding GNAT family N-acetyltransferase: MTIPTLTTERLLLKPLVAEDAVQIQKLYPRWEIVRYLVSSVPWPYPDNGAENYVNNVALPDMAKGIAWIWSIRRREVPDALMGIICLYDVDDNNRGFWLAPEFQGQGYMREASIAATDYWFNTLNKPVLRAPKAAANSRSRRISDSSGMRLIRTEKKAYVSGILDSELWEITRDEWNAHQVS, translated from the coding sequence ATGACAATACCGACCCTCACGACAGAACGTCTCCTGCTGAAACCGCTGGTCGCCGAAGATGCGGTTCAGATTCAAAAGCTGTATCCGCGCTGGGAGATCGTTCGCTATTTGGTCTCTTCCGTGCCCTGGCCCTACCCGGATAATGGCGCGGAAAACTATGTGAATAATGTCGCGCTGCCGGATATGGCAAAAGGGATAGCCTGGATCTGGAGCATCCGCCGTCGTGAGGTGCCGGATGCGTTGATGGGGATTATCTGTCTGTACGATGTTGACGATAATAACCGCGGATTCTGGCTGGCGCCGGAGTTTCAGGGACAGGGATATATGCGTGAGGCCAGCATTGCCGCGACGGATTACTGGTTTAATACGCTCAACAAACCCGTTTTGCGGGCGCCGAAGGCCGCCGCGAACAGCCGCTCCCGTCGTATTTCAGACAGCAGCGGCATGCGGCTCATCAGAACGGAAAAGAAAGCCTACGTCAGCGGGATATTGGACTCCGAACTGTGGGAGATCACCCGCGACGAGTGGAACGCCCATCAGGTCAGCTGA
- a CDS encoding GNAT family N-acetyltransferase, with translation MTLRTAHPQEAEILWNIRNQAIRHGCKTSYDADVIARWTPDLMPEHYRQMVIEYPFYVVEDEKGVIAATGYLDLDTHCLEAIFTLPSATGKGMATRIIEALTHEARSRGITRLRLDATPNAHAFYQKLGFVTLRENYHHSRMAGADLRCFEMAIDL, from the coding sequence ATGACGTTACGAACTGCTCATCCACAGGAAGCCGAAATACTCTGGAATATACGCAATCAGGCGATTCGTCACGGCTGCAAAACCAGCTACGACGCTGACGTGATTGCACGCTGGACGCCGGATCTTATGCCCGAGCATTACCGTCAAATGGTCATTGAATACCCTTTTTACGTGGTGGAAGACGAGAAGGGCGTCATTGCGGCTACCGGCTATCTGGATCTCGATACCCATTGCCTGGAGGCCATATTCACCTTGCCTTCAGCCACCGGAAAAGGCATGGCGACCCGAATTATCGAGGCGCTTACACACGAGGCGCGCAGCCGGGGGATAACCCGCCTGAGGCTGGATGCAACGCCTAACGCCCACGCCTTTTATCAGAAGCTGGGGTTTGTGACGCTGCGCGAAAACTATCATCACTCGCGTATGGCGGGGGCTGATTTACGCTGTTTTGAAATGGCAATCGACTTGTAA
- a CDS encoding GNAT family N-acetyltransferase: MAVTVRPLREDDYPQWRPLWDGYTHFYDCYLEESVTASTWERALSAHSPMFCRVVEKDAKVIGFAMCVLHEGTWSTAPICYLEDLFVDAAERGAGAGKALIDALIAEGKREGWSKLYWVTRENNPARKLYDRYGDADDYVRYRLSL; this comes from the coding sequence ATGGCTGTCACGGTAAGACCTCTACGCGAAGATGACTATCCCCAGTGGCGACCGCTGTGGGATGGCTATACCCATTTTTATGATTGCTACCTCGAGGAGTCCGTTACCGCATCGACATGGGAAAGGGCGCTTTCAGCGCATTCACCGATGTTCTGCCGCGTGGTAGAGAAAGACGCAAAGGTCATCGGTTTCGCAATGTGTGTTCTGCACGAAGGAACCTGGTCAACCGCGCCCATCTGCTACCTGGAAGATCTGTTTGTTGATGCAGCCGAGCGCGGCGCGGGAGCGGGTAAGGCGCTTATTGATGCCTTGATAGCGGAAGGCAAGCGCGAAGGGTGGTCAAAGCTCTACTGGGTTACCCGGGAGAACAATCCGGCACGTAAACTCTACGATCGATACGGTGACGCTGACGATTACGTCCGCTATCGTCTCTCCCTTTAA
- a CDS encoding alpha/beta fold hydrolase — translation MFSKLAYSTLALTVSLGTVMSCQAEVTGTNLAAAFDRPQQINAGDLNVGYVDIGPKDGQPVILLHGWPYDIHSYAEVAPALAAKGYRVIVPSLRGYGTTRFLSAKTPRNGQPSAMAKDIVNLMDALNIKQAVFAGYDWGARTADIVAALWPERVKSLVSVSGYLISSQQIGKQPLPPKAEQQWWYQFYFATERGAEGYAKNTHDFARLIWSQASPDWKFSDAVFNASAKSLDNPDHVAVTLSNYRWRLGLEKGERKYDAYEQKLATLPNITVPTITIEGGNNGAPHPAPQAYAGKFTGKYEHRTFGATVGHNPPQEDPQDFVKAVVDADKL, via the coding sequence ATGTTCAGCAAACTCGCTTATTCAACGCTTGCTCTCACCGTTTCCCTTGGCACCGTCATGTCATGTCAGGCCGAAGTCACCGGCACTAACTTAGCGGCGGCTTTCGATCGTCCACAGCAAATTAACGCCGGCGATCTTAACGTCGGGTATGTCGACATTGGTCCTAAAGACGGCCAACCGGTCATTTTGTTACACGGCTGGCCCTACGATATTCACAGCTACGCTGAAGTCGCGCCTGCGCTGGCGGCAAAAGGCTATCGCGTGATCGTGCCTTCTCTGCGCGGCTACGGTACTACGCGCTTCCTGTCGGCAAAAACGCCGCGCAACGGCCAGCCTTCCGCGATGGCGAAAGATATCGTGAACCTGATGGACGCCCTGAATATCAAGCAGGCTGTGTTTGCAGGCTATGACTGGGGTGCCCGTACGGCCGATATCGTTGCGGCGCTGTGGCCAGAGCGCGTTAAGTCGCTCGTTTCGGTAAGCGGTTATCTCATCAGCAGCCAGCAGATTGGCAAACAGCCGTTGCCGCCAAAAGCGGAGCAGCAGTGGTGGTATCAGTTCTATTTCGCTACCGAGCGCGGCGCTGAAGGCTATGCCAAAAACACGCATGACTTCGCCCGTTTGATCTGGTCTCAGGCCTCACCTGACTGGAAATTTAGCGACGCTGTCTTTAACGCCAGCGCCAAATCCCTTGATAACCCGGATCACGTTGCGGTAACGCTCAGCAACTATCGCTGGCGCTTAGGGCTGGAAAAAGGCGAGCGCAAATACGACGCCTACGAGCAAAAACTGGCCACGCTGCCGAATATCACCGTTCCGACGATCACCATCGAAGGCGGAAACAACGGGGCGCCGCATCCGGCACCGCAGGCCTACGCGGGTAAATTCACCGGTAAGTATGAACACCGTACCTTCGGCGCAACCGTGGGGCACAATCCGCCTCAGGAAGATCCGCAGGATTTCGTCAAGGCAGTAGTTGACGCTGACAAACTCTGA
- a CDS encoding response regulator has protein sequence MEHIDHILVVDDDRDIRELIIDYLVKSGYRASGAANGKEMRVVLDKQHIDLVVLDVMMPGDDGLTLCRQLRVGKYKDLPILMLTARNEETDRILGLEMGADDYVVKPFVARELLARIKAILRRFRTMPPNLQVTEAGRLVTFGEWQLDTVARHLIDPEGVIVALSGAEYRLLRVFLDHPQRVLTRDQLLNLTQGRDAELFERSIDLLVSRVRQRLNEDARTPAYIKTVRSEGYVFTMPVTIIEANE, from the coding sequence GTGGAGCATATTGATCATATCCTTGTCGTCGATGACGACAGGGATATTCGTGAACTGATTATCGACTATCTCGTTAAGTCCGGTTATCGCGCCTCCGGCGCGGCAAACGGCAAAGAGATGCGCGTCGTGCTGGACAAGCAGCATATCGACCTGGTGGTGCTGGACGTTATGATGCCCGGCGACGACGGGCTTACGCTGTGTCGGCAATTACGCGTCGGGAAATATAAAGATCTGCCCATCCTAATGCTGACGGCGCGCAACGAGGAGACGGACAGGATCCTGGGTCTGGAAATGGGAGCCGACGATTACGTCGTAAAGCCTTTCGTCGCGCGAGAATTACTGGCGCGTATCAAAGCGATTTTACGCCGTTTTCGCACGATGCCGCCCAATTTACAGGTGACGGAAGCAGGGCGGCTGGTGACGTTCGGCGAATGGCAGCTCGATACCGTTGCCCGCCACCTGATCGACCCGGAAGGGGTGATTGTGGCGCTCAGCGGGGCGGAGTATCGCCTGCTGCGCGTTTTCCTTGACCACCCGCAGCGGGTGCTGACCCGCGATCAGCTGCTCAACCTGACGCAGGGGCGTGACGCCGAGCTGTTTGAACGCTCAATCGACCTGCTGGTTAGCCGGGTTCGCCAGCGTCTGAATGAAGATGCCCGCACGCCCGCGTATATCAAAACCGTGCGCAGCGAGGGATATGTGTTTACCATGCCGGTCACCATCATAGAGGCTAACGAATGA
- a CDS encoding ATP-binding protein codes for MTLWPRSLLARLLIVVLPGLLLANALSLTLVMIERMHSARTVMLGNLEYDVATSVAILDRLPASERAAWLPRLERGNYRYILGPGDPGNAPTDKRSRDAIRTLKATLAAQYPLSFTAVPGAISHIQAHLTLHDGAPLTIDLIPRMPPVASWLPVVLILQLLVLAACSWIAVRQVIRPFSQFTRAVDTLDPAANTPMTEKGPVEVQRAAHAFNAMQARIQSYLRERAQILASISHDLQTPITRMKLRVEMADQPDLRDKLLNDLDNMSRLVREGIAYARSSESLEETSLKLELNAWINSIACDYQDIGKNVQFQAGENRLPIVTRPQALRRVMTNLLDNALKFGDYATISIDDSTAGEVVIHIIDGGPGIPDAELEAVLQPFYRVETSRNRDTGGTGLGLAIAAQLTAQLDGKLKLENRAEGGLDVSITLPRL; via the coding sequence ATGACGCTCTGGCCTCGCTCGCTGCTGGCCCGCTTGCTGATCGTCGTGCTGCCCGGCCTGTTGCTCGCCAATGCCCTGAGCCTGACGCTGGTCATGATAGAGCGAATGCACAGCGCCCGAACGGTAATGCTCGGTAATCTGGAATACGATGTCGCGACCAGCGTGGCTATTTTAGACCGCTTACCCGCCAGCGAGCGCGCGGCCTGGTTGCCGCGCCTTGAACGGGGTAACTACCGCTATATTCTGGGGCCGGGAGATCCTGGCAACGCGCCGACGGACAAGCGTTCCCGGGACGCCATCCGAACCTTAAAAGCGACGCTTGCAGCACAGTACCCGCTCAGCTTCACCGCCGTTCCCGGCGCCATTTCACATATCCAGGCGCATCTCACGCTACATGATGGCGCGCCGCTGACCATTGACCTGATCCCTCGGATGCCGCCGGTCGCCAGCTGGCTGCCCGTTGTTCTTATTCTGCAGTTGCTCGTGCTGGCTGCCTGCTCCTGGATCGCCGTACGCCAGGTGATACGGCCTTTTTCACAGTTTACCCGCGCGGTAGACACCCTGGACCCGGCCGCCAACACGCCAATGACGGAAAAGGGGCCGGTCGAGGTGCAGCGGGCAGCACATGCCTTCAACGCGATGCAGGCGCGCATTCAGTCCTATCTCAGGGAGCGGGCGCAGATCCTGGCATCCATATCGCACGATCTCCAGACGCCCATTACCCGCATGAAGCTTCGTGTTGAAATGGCGGATCAGCCTGACCTGCGCGACAAGCTCTTAAACGACCTTGATAATATGTCTCGTCTGGTGCGTGAGGGTATTGCGTATGCCCGGTCATCAGAATCACTGGAAGAGACCTCGCTGAAGCTGGAGCTGAACGCCTGGATAAACAGCATCGCCTGCGATTACCAGGACATCGGTAAAAACGTGCAGTTTCAGGCAGGCGAAAACCGTTTGCCCATCGTCACGCGTCCACAGGCGCTGCGCCGGGTGATGACCAACCTGCTGGATAACGCCCTGAAATTTGGCGACTATGCCACCATTAGCATTGATGACTCGACTGCCGGAGAGGTGGTGATTCACATCATAGACGGCGGGCCTGGGATACCGGATGCCGAGCTGGAGGCGGTATTACAGCCGTTTTATCGGGTTGAAACATCACGCAACCGCGACACCGGCGGGACAGGACTCGGCCTGGCGATCGCAGCGCAGCTCACCGCTCAGCTGGACGGAAAGCTAAAGCTGGAGAACCGCGCAGAGGGCGGGCTGGACGTTTCGATTACTCTCCCGCGCCTTTAA
- a CDS encoding cytochrome c biogenesis protein/redoxin, with product MFLIIAFLGGMISLLSPCTLPVIPLLFAGFQGQRRHILALLAGMIVMFTLVAMVVTVASEWIAEATIVGRWIALIVLATAALALIFPAFAQRIAGPAVIAGNVLNTRSGQTRGMASAFLAGLAVGLLWSPCAGPILGAIFSINIAGHSAIATGALLAAYGSGCALMLGLLVFGGRTLMTPLRARSALMEKLRQGAGVVMLAAVVFNATGMTSVLQGANGVANRLETALLNLAKPAAQPAKLQPVVMTEPSSQLPSLSGGTGWVNGDPVTSESLRGKVVLIDFWTWDCINCQHTLPHVRDWATKYQSQGLVVIGVHTPEYPWEKPIASVKNAVNKWQLPYRVVTDNNYQIWNAFGNQYWPAHYYFDAKGQLRYTSFGEGNYEHQEKVIQQLLKEARS from the coding sequence ATGTTTCTGATAATTGCTTTCCTGGGCGGGATGATAAGCTTGCTCAGTCCATGTACGCTCCCGGTAATTCCTCTCCTGTTCGCCGGTTTTCAGGGGCAGCGGCGACATATTCTGGCGCTGCTCGCGGGGATGATCGTCATGTTCACCCTGGTGGCGATGGTCGTCACCGTCGCCAGCGAGTGGATAGCAGAGGCAACTATCGTCGGGCGCTGGATCGCGCTTATCGTCCTGGCCACGGCCGCGCTGGCCTTAATTTTTCCGGCCTTTGCCCAGCGTATCGCCGGGCCGGCAGTCATCGCGGGAAATGTCCTCAACACCCGAAGCGGGCAAACGCGTGGTATGGCATCGGCTTTTCTGGCCGGGCTTGCCGTCGGGCTGCTCTGGTCTCCCTGCGCGGGACCGATTCTGGGCGCCATTTTCAGCATCAATATTGCCGGACACTCGGCCATTGCCACAGGAGCCTTGCTGGCCGCCTATGGTAGCGGCTGCGCGCTGATGCTGGGCCTGCTCGTTTTCGGAGGCCGCACGCTGATGACGCCGCTGAGAGCAAGATCGGCGCTGATGGAAAAATTACGTCAGGGGGCAGGCGTGGTGATGTTAGCGGCAGTCGTCTTCAACGCAACGGGGATGACGTCTGTTCTGCAAGGCGCAAACGGCGTCGCGAATCGTCTTGAAACCGCGCTGCTGAATCTGGCAAAGCCCGCCGCGCAACCGGCGAAGCTTCAACCGGTCGTCATGACCGAGCCCAGCAGCCAGCTGCCTTCATTAAGCGGTGGGACAGGGTGGGTAAATGGTGACCCTGTCACGTCTGAATCGTTGCGCGGGAAGGTGGTTCTGATCGATTTCTGGACCTGGGACTGCATTAACTGCCAGCATACGCTTCCGCACGTGCGCGACTGGGCAACAAAATACCAGTCTCAGGGCCTGGTCGTCATAGGGGTACACACGCCTGAATACCCCTGGGAGAAACCGATCGCCTCGGTGAAAAACGCGGTAAATAAATGGCAACTGCCGTACCGGGTTGTGACGGACAACAACTATCAGATCTGGAACGCTTTCGGCAACCAGTACTGGCCCGCGCACTACTATTTCGATGCTAAAGGTCAGCTACGCTATACCTCGTTTGGCGAAGGCAATTATGAGCATCAGGAAAAGGTTATCCAGCAGCTGCTCAAAGAGGCCCGTTCATAG
- the tam gene encoding trans-aconitate 2-methyltransferase codes for MADWNPSLYLQYGAERTRPAAELLARIPLSDVATIADLGCGPGNSTALLQHRWPKAQIVGVDNSPAMLEEARSALPDCQFVEADIRQFRPGQPLNLIYANASLQWIPDHYDLLPHLASLLALNGVLAIQMPDNWLEPTHVAMREVALEQGYPDRGREPLPGVHAYYDILSEAGCDVDIWRTTYFHKMSSHQAIIDWVSATGLRPWLQELNESEQQRFLKRYHELLEEQYPLQENGQILLAFPRLFMVAQRQP; via the coding sequence ATGGCCGACTGGAACCCTTCGCTTTATCTGCAATACGGCGCTGAACGAACGCGCCCTGCCGCCGAGCTGCTTGCCAGAATTCCCCTGAGTGACGTTGCCACCATTGCCGATTTGGGCTGCGGGCCGGGAAACAGCACCGCGCTGTTGCAGCATCGCTGGCCAAAAGCGCAGATTGTCGGCGTCGATAACTCACCGGCTATGCTGGAAGAGGCTCGCAGCGCACTGCCCGACTGTCAGTTCGTTGAGGCCGATATCCGCCAGTTCAGGCCAGGCCAGCCGTTGAACCTCATCTATGCGAACGCATCCCTACAGTGGATACCTGACCATTACGATCTCCTGCCGCATCTGGCGTCACTGCTCGCGCTCAATGGCGTGCTGGCGATCCAGATGCCGGATAACTGGCTTGAGCCCACGCATGTAGCGATGCGTGAAGTGGCGCTGGAGCAAGGCTACCCGGACCGTGGCCGCGAGCCGCTGCCTGGCGTGCATGCGTATTACGATATCCTGTCGGAGGCCGGCTGCGATGTGGATATCTGGCGGACAACCTATTTCCATAAAATGAGTTCGCACCAGGCCATTATTGACTGGGTCAGCGCGACCGGTTTACGCCCGTGGCTTCAGGAACTGAACGAGAGCGAGCAGCAACGTTTCCTGAAACGCTACCATGAACTGCTGGAAGAGCAGTATCCGCTCCAGGAAAACGGGCAGATACTGCTGGCTTTTCCTCGACTGTTTATGGTTGCCCAGCGTCAGCCCTGA
- a CDS encoding NUDIX domain-containing protein, which translates to MQSKRADVRIIDSETLSDNWYLLKKYTFDLQRRDGEWQRQTREVYDRGNGATILLYNRDQKTVILTRQFRFPVFINGHKDNLIEAAAGLLDNMDPESRIKAEAEEETGFNVSSVQKIFEAYMSPGSVTEKLYFYLAEYQPKDKTSAGGGIKAEGEDIDVLEMPFEEALRGIDTGKIVDGKTIMLLYHIALKGIL; encoded by the coding sequence GTGCAATCAAAACGTGCAGATGTGCGCATCATTGACAGTGAAACCCTGTCCGATAACTGGTACTTACTTAAAAAATATACCTTTGACCTGCAAAGACGCGATGGCGAATGGCAGCGGCAAACGCGTGAAGTATATGACCGGGGGAACGGCGCCACGATCCTGCTCTACAACCGTGACCAAAAAACGGTGATTCTGACCCGCCAGTTCCGCTTCCCAGTCTTCATAAATGGCCATAAGGACAATCTGATTGAGGCGGCGGCCGGTCTGCTTGATAACATGGATCCGGAAAGCCGCATTAAAGCAGAGGCGGAAGAAGAGACCGGGTTTAACGTGTCGAGCGTGCAGAAAATCTTTGAAGCCTACATGAGCCCAGGCTCCGTCACGGAGAAACTCTATTTCTATCTTGCCGAGTATCAGCCGAAGGACAAAACCAGCGCAGGCGGCGGTATCAAAGCGGAGGGAGAAGATATCGACGTGCTGGAAATGCCCTTTGAAGAGGCATTGCGGGGAATTGATACGGGCAAAATCGTCGACGGAAAAACCATCATGCTGCTCTACCATATTGCACTGAAAGGCATTCTGTAA